A DNA window from Providencia huaxiensis contains the following coding sequences:
- a CDS encoding phage tail assembly protein T: MFALRLAREFGRPDWRRMLDEISATEYSDWTDHFSKVPFTPQLIDTEFAALQKTVFQTMFGGDTELIDFMLLTDVEASDTEMSDETLQTIGEGIVGGVRYEQPNSGS; encoded by the coding sequence GTGTTTGCTTTGCGACTGGCGCGTGAATTTGGGCGACCTGACTGGCGACGAATGCTAGATGAAATCAGTGCAACCGAGTATAGCGATTGGACCGACCATTTCAGCAAAGTACCGTTCACGCCTCAGCTTATTGATACCGAATTTGCTGCATTACAGAAAACCGTATTTCAGACCATGTTTGGTGGTGATACTGAGTTAATCGATTTTATGTTACTGACCGATGTAGAGGCGAGTGATACAGAAATGTCAGACGAAACACTGCAGACAATCGGCGAGGGAATTGTCGGAGGGGTGCGATATGAGCAACCAAATAGCGGATCTTGA
- a CDS encoding phage minor tail protein domain-containing protein: MFLKKKEIKIGEEVIILSELTALQRAEYFELLVHQESELENLKGHALGAKVNRHGVEQLTWIVSRSIWNTDRNRDIETIYQEILDNWGDSALKAAFDTASKLSGMNNDSDPSEKEGQEAQEPESLEK; encoded by the coding sequence ATGTTTTTAAAGAAAAAAGAAATCAAAATTGGTGAAGAAGTTATCATTCTTTCTGAATTAACTGCCCTGCAGCGTGCTGAGTATTTTGAATTATTAGTCCATCAAGAGAGTGAACTTGAAAACCTCAAAGGTCACGCGCTGGGAGCTAAAGTAAATCGACATGGCGTTGAGCAACTTACATGGATTGTCTCTCGCTCGATTTGGAACACTGATAGAAATCGCGACATTGAAACCATCTATCAGGAAATACTCGATAACTGGGGTGATTCAGCCTTAAAAGCCGCATTTGATACCGCCTCTAAACTAAGCGGCATGAACAATGACAGCGACCCTAGTGAAAAAGAAGGGCAAGAAGCGCAGGAGCCTGAATCACTGGAAAAGTAG